The window tacatatatatagagagagaaagagagagcatTGTTTGTGGATCTGAGATTAATGGGGGAAGCAAGCATTGACATCCCACGTTCTCTTGTGACACTTTTCTGCAACGAGTTCAGATAATCAATCATCTTTCTTTTTCCCTGTGCTGAAGGAAttgtcttcttttattcttctctcGTGATGTATAGATTTTGTTTCATATATAAGGAACGGGTGGGCCCCAAAGAGTCCGGGGTCGTTATGTATAGATTTTGTTCCATATATAAGGAACGGGTGGGCCCCAAGGAGTCCGGGGTCCACGGATCACTGGTGAGTTACTAAATGCGCTGTGACCACGTTACGTGGAGTCCATGCCCCGTTCTGtggctgttcgtttctcctacaaTAATACACATCAAATGTGATCACGTTACGACTGCTGTTACGAGAATGGTGTCCGTAGGACCGGGATTGAAGCTTCCGAGAACCACTGATGCCGACCGACCACACCAAAAGTACCCAGATTGGTTCCACGTGTCCACatagacacagagagagagagagggtttcaTTGCCCATGGGGAACATGTGATGGCATCAAGTAGCAGTACGCTTTGGCTGATTGCCACCGAGTAATGCGAGATCTATCCAAGTGGTCAGGTCGGAGAAGATGGAAGAAGCAAAGAAACCTCGTTACTTCTCTGCCTTCACCTTCTTCGGTCTCTCTCACATAGGTGTTGCTCGCCACTTCACTTCGAGTGCACGATTTGGCCATCCCTCCCTACCACCAAATGGCGCTGCTCCAAACAAAATCAACAGCTTCCACCATCGATGGATCGTCCAGTTCTGACATTCTCTAGCTGTCTGCTAGAGTCCCATGATTAAGTCTTGCTTGCTTTGTAATCACTAGCTCTGGCAGCATCACTCCATGGCTGTGTATGCATCAATGTTCATCCATGGGTTTCTGGCAAACTGGGTGACCCATACGTGGTCGGAATATAGATGAACTCAACTGTAAAGACAAAGCCATTGCACCAATTAGCTTAGCTTACAAGTGTAAACATCACGCCCTCGATCATAACTGGCCACTTTCAGTGGCGGTGACCAATGTCTATGCTTCGTAAACCTATTACAACATCAAAAATTGAAAGAGAGAGCAAATTTGCTGATAAGACATCTTGAGACGTGTTTCCAATATTAAATTCGTGTCAACTTTATTATCAGATTAACAATGTAAGGTAGTTTCTGAGATACTAAACGATGACGAATTCCTCGTCACCCGTGCAAAAGAGTTGCAGAGTATAGCTCACAGCAAGATTGCTGCTTCAGGTAACCTACACACTGCATCAAAAAAAAATCCATGAAAGCCAGAACGTAGCATCATATGGTCACATAACTGCCTCATCAAAGCCAACGACAAGAAATGTCAACATGGACTAACTTTAAAGAACAATTTATTATACCGTTGCGATTGATGTCTCGGAAGAATAGTTCATGTGAGCAATATGTTAATCGATATAAGCTTGAACTTGACAAAATTGTCCAAAAGCAGGAAAAAGAACGATCTAAGTAGAACTACTGCGTGAGTATAAGCAGAGCATGGTAAGCCAGAAAGACTAGATCTACTCCATTGACGATGTTGCACCTGCTCCATAACCACCACGACCACGGCCAAAGCCAGCCCTACCTTCAGTACCCTGCAAGTTCCAAAACATGATACAATCAAATTAAATATGTCATCATATATTTAAGTTCAAGCACCAATTATAAGCATTAAAACATAAAATATGCTGGTGATCAATGACCCAACTGTGTTCTTGGATTAGGCCACCAGAAAAATCTGGCATTTAGAAAATGacacaaaaaggaaaagaaagtcaaAACCAGTGAACAGTGATACTAATCAGCCAAATTGTGAACTCTTATGTTACCGACAAGGTGGTGTATCATATCCGATAAAGCTCAATCCAAATTATATTAAACAACTCTACCACACACTCATTGCCCACCTCACGAGGGTTTCCTCATGATACAACTGCACCTGATGAATTCAAAACCATCATATCCAAAAGTACTGTTCAGTTAAGTTGCTGATTTTATTTGCCACACTAATAATCCTCCTATCTATATTCAACCGATCTCTGCTTGGTACTGCCCCATAGACCAACTTAGCATCACTGACCCTGTTGAGGGCTCCAGATACCTTCCAACCTCCCTTCCAACACGCCACCCTCTTAGCCCTAACATCAGCCTCCCTCCTTTTTGGCTAACTTATGGTCCAGTTGGTGACCTTTTTTTTGTAGAACCAGGAAAACTGATCAAAAGCAGATCAAACTTCATGAATGCCaacaagcagaaagaatcatgccaGACCCTCTCCTTTTTCCTTTCTATCTCCCCACAAGCATAAAAAAATGAATTGATTAATAATGAGATGAAAGAAATGAATAAAGAGAAGGATCTGTCTCCTCTGTctaacaaatcatcaaaattagccAGTGGGAGGTGCTGACATCAGGTCAAACATATTTGTTATTCAGTACCACAGATATTCCAAATGAGGTGAAAAACTGCTTTTACTTTCAGAATGCTCAATCAAGGGGGGTATAGGTAATAAAAACAGTGTAGCAATCAAGCATGAGACATACTTTAATCATAAGATGCAACAACCAGTACAAGTGGTTATGGTGCATCTCCTACCAGCTAGACAATGGATGATCAATAGGCCTTAAGTGCAAAATCTGATGTTGAATGTTGATCTTAAAATAAGCCAACTGATATTTTTAAGCAAAATCAATCTgccactaacttcctaaatactaTTGGTATAACACTATAACCACCAAAAGCTTCTTGTCATGTTGCTGTGCAACTTCAATGAAAAATCAGCTTTTATCTTTGCAAAAATGTATTTCATCAGAAACAAGTGTTCAAGCATTGACAAATAAAAGTTCAGGAAACATAAAATCAAATTGATATGAAACGAACAAGAACTTCAGCAAAAAACATTTTGAAGTCCAACTATAAGTCAGTTGATATCTGTACTTGCATAGGATACTCTGAAAAGTGATGGCTTCAATCATGAAGCAAACCTGGGAAATAGCACTATTAAGAGAACCATAATGACAAAACATTGAAGAAAATATTGGTGCAATAACTGCAACCAGTACACAACACAGTTATCAACCCTCAGATTTTCCAAAAGCTGCTTAAGATAGAAGTTGTACAGTTAATATATAAGCCATCAGAGATGGGAGTTGCATCGTCCTGGACACTAATGAAAGCATCTCAGATGACCGTCATGAGATTTAAAGATCCACACTCATCATTTAGCTTCATACTTCATAAATTTTTACCCAAGaatatacagaaataattttgattacGAATATCACAACTAAAAGGGAAACCACACAAGATGTTgcggaaaagaaaaaaatgaaaacttaGTATCATCCGTTTTTTATCATAGACAGAACAACTACAGATTCCAGATGACAAACACGATACTTAGTATCGTCCGTTTTTTACAATTTCAATTCTGTCAACCATTTATTTCTTTTGCTTCATCAAAACTTTTGGAATGAGTGTTGAATTGGCAGAACATACTATTGAGCATAAAAGACATGTAAACCCAAGTTATTCAATATTTGGGTCCACGTTAGTTTCTTCACACAGACCATAAAAGAATAACATGTTCACAACACTCATAGATGAAGGTATAGGTTCTTTTTTGTTTCCTCAAAGCATTGCAGAAAAAGAGATCTACCAACAGCAAAGCATAGAATGcaacattaaaaatatatatactaacAGAACGTCATCCATAATATGTCAAAATAGGATAAACTAATTAAGATCGTGAGACACAATCTGCAAAAAGTATATTCAATTATCATCTGCAAGCATACAATAGATAAAAGATTGCTCACCCTGAATGATGGCTGAAACTCAGGAGGAGCGCCACCCTTGTCACCACCGAAATCACCTGGAGGGCCTCCTCGAGGGCCTCCACGGTACCCATCCCTATCGCCAAACCTCGGCCGGTCACCTTCAAAGCGAGGTGGACCCCTAACCACCATTCTTATTGTTTCAGAATCTACTATATCCATAAACCCGCAAAATAACAGTAGAATCGTTTCACATTGCAAGAAAAAATTGTACCTTGGGCGATCACCAGGAGGGCCAGAACCAAAGGGTCGGGGCGGCGGCCTGGAGGACTTCTTCAGAGTCGCGGGGACGATCTCGGACGGGAGGTTGAGGTAGGTGCGGAGGTACTCAATCCCATCGTTGGTTAGGTACCAATAGTAGTGCTGCCACGCGAAGGTTTCCCTCACGTACTCTCTCGACTTGAAGCTCTGCATCAGCTTTATCACCTGCAGGTTCGGCACCTCGATCTCCGGGTGCTTGGCGAGGTTGTAGTCCTTCTTCGCGAACAGCACCCCCTCTACATCCCAACAAACCCAATCCAAACACAAATCAGCAACCATCAAAACACTAACTGAGACAGCATTCAGATGAATCAGGACAAATGCGAACCTTGGAAGAGGTACTTGCAGATTTCATGGCGATTCTTCTGGGGGATGATCTGAGAAAGGGGATTCAAGTAAAAAAAGAAGACGAGAttagatgaagaatgagaagaaaTCGATGGAAAGCAGAATCGATTCTCGCATTGTCATTCATACCATAGTGGTACGGGGAAAAAGAGATCTGCCGCAGGGGATTTGGAGCGCGGGAGCATAACAGACGACGAAACCCTAACCTTTCATCCACAACGAGTTTATAATAGGAAGGGTAGACAGTTTTGGGCCGTTGATAATCTTCGGATCATGCGGCTCAGATTGAGCGGGTTGAACCGTCTTTGCATTCCAtatttgattaaatttttttttaatttttaatttttattttacaacTATCAAAGACTTTACTGACGAAACTAATTGACACATtcgataaataatattataaagatTTAACCTCAAGTTTGAATAAACCAATGGATCAAACCCTCCGATCGTAgattgaatataaaatatttaaagataaactatatatcatatttaaaaggattaaaaaaattataaaataaaaaatattataacacagaCATACATTTTGGCTATAGAATGAATTCTTGAAATTTGATATTCCAATGAATTTGCATTCAAAGGATAGTATGATCAATTTTGACTAATTGATAACAAGCTAAAAGACGGATAAAGAACAGCATGAAAGCGTTACCAATTTTGACTAATTGATAACAAGCTAAAAGACGGATGATATCGGCAAAAATTCATATGTATGTATACTTTTCCTTTGGATTATTTTACGGGATAGATGATGCCAAATGTACTCATTTTGTGAAGTAATCTGATTCTTCTCATTTCAAAGAAAAAGACACAGAATCTGTGTGCACTATTATGATCAAAGAATAAAACCTTGAAAAAGTAAGCAAATCCTTCCAGGATTTAAGATGCAATTTAGCAGGCAATAAGCTTTGTAGCAGCAGCCTCACAAGACGAGCAAAGCACAGATTGAGCAGGAAGAATATGATGCTTGCCCAGCTTTGTGCTCCCTCGACATGCAATGATACACATACAACTTTATCCTATTTTTATAGGATTCGTTGAAATCAGGCGTTTCCCTGCAAACAAAATTTTATACAGTCGCAAAactcagacaaaaaaaaaaacatggtgAATGGCATAAACTAGTACACCAATAGACTGCATCTAACCGTATTTGTTACAGGATTGAACTAAAAATTGAAACCCCAACGTAGGGCTTTGTAAAACGGTGCAATTTCCTAAGCAACAGCAGCCTATCAATGAGGATAAATAACTCGACTATAAGCACCTTTAACATCATATTTTCTATACCATATACGAGGTGGAAAATCTGGATGATGATCCCTTATTTTGTCCCAAACTATCCTCATTTACTGCAGTTCACCAACTGGGGCCTCACTGAGCCATAAGAAATGAATGAAGTCATATAGCTTCCCGCTGACACTCACCTGGTCAATCATGCAGCGGTTGTTACAGCATAAATTGGTTTTTACAGGGAGCAAACACTACACAAGATGATCACTAACCTTGTAAGGTGTTGGGTTTAACCTCCTCATGTGATCAGACCTCATTTGTTCTAGCTGTTGCATGCAACGATCTCTAATGTTCTTGAGTAAGGGTAAATCTTCTCTTGGCTTATCTGCATGAACCAGAGACCACAATAAGATGATCATATGCTATAAATTCAACAAGTTTGACTGAAATATAtaacaaaattttcaataaaatatcagGTGTACAACTATGGGGAAACTCAATtccacaatatatatgtgtatgtatatatatactgtcTCAAGAATAACCCAAGTAAGAAGAAAGCATTGGCTTTAGTGAAAACAGTAGAAACATAATGCTACCGCCAACAACCATCCAAAGCCACAGAGAACCCACCAGGCAATAATTTTGGACAAGTTTGGTAGTATGCTTGCTGAAACATAACAAGCATACATTGAACATTCAATTTTCCACTAGTAGCTAATTGCTCAACTTGCGCTGAAACAACTAGTCAATAACAGATTAAGAAGCATAAGTTTGAGTGAACTATGCATGGAGAATAAAGTTACAACAAAGAAAGGAATGAGAGGTGGCTTCAGCATTAGCTCTACAGAGAAATTGTTTCTATAACTCGATCTCTAGTCTTCCAATACACGAATGAACAACCTTACTATTGTACCAAGGCAAGTCCTAGAGTACAAAGTCTATCTTAATAGCAAAATGTGTCCCATGACCAAGGCACCTGACCATTAgctttaaaggtaccacaaaccaCAATGATAATCACCAACCTCTAGGCATATTTGAGATGATATCCAAGGGAATCTGACCATGATAGTGAAGCATGACTTATTTCTTGAGTTGTTCATGAAGATGTCAACCCTCAACAGAATAGCAGATAAATAAAACA of the Musa acuminata AAA Group cultivar baxijiao chromosome BXJ3-2, Cavendish_Baxijiao_AAA, whole genome shotgun sequence genome contains:
- the LOC103976047 gene encoding small ribosomal subunit protein eS10z yields the protein MIIPQKNRHEICKYLFQEGVLFAKKDYNLAKHPEIEVPNLQVIKLMQSFKSREYVRETFAWQHYYWYLTNDGIEYLRTYLNLPSEIVPATLKKSSRPPPRPFGSGPPGDRPRGPPRFEGDRPRFGDRDGYRGGPRGGPPGDFGGDKGGAPPEFQPSFRGTEGRAGFGRGRGGYGAGATSSME